The proteins below come from a single Benincasa hispida cultivar B227 chromosome 4, ASM972705v1, whole genome shotgun sequence genomic window:
- the LOC120075889 gene encoding uncharacterized protein LOC120075889: MEVPVLNRITEIGADLSSLPNPKFLSRIFTSFSPSQHFWKWGALIIALLATFTGIINRVKILIIVIRRRTRTTSISEPLYRSLHGGETGGLVSENLKSPLLSSSESEDENEGDRKQDDSSDFRVKGSGRFSGEFDGRCCSRLRRRHCDGGGDGDLFSWPCFGSDGSVVRQWGDVKLKCEFEELSGSVISLYDENEETEICSIFNGGTPLQAAALSPRKMVVAASEGVSANVSLKLWDMRGRSRRPVVAAEWDSPSGKIVDVYYEDVENVYLRDKGAAGIMVGDVRKVSSASGNSPVGSGDGLWESGH, from the coding sequence ATGGAAGTTCCTGTTCTGAACAGGATTACGGAAATAGGAGCAGATCTGAGCTCGCTTCCAAACCCCAAATTTCTCTCTCGAATTTTCACTTCCTTTTCCCCATCTCAACATTTCTGGAAATGGGGTGCTCTGATTATTGCTTTGTTGGCCACATTTACCGGTATTATCAATCGGGTCAAGATTTTGATCATCGTCATTCGCCGGAGAACTCGAACCACTTCGATTTCTGAACCTCTCTACCGATCTCTCCACGGCGGAGAGACCGGTGGTTTAGTTTCAGAGAATCTCAAATCTCCCCTGCTTTCAAGCTCTGAATCGGAGGATGAGAATGAGGGGGACCGGAAACAGGACGACAGCTCGGATTTCCGGGTTAAAGGCTCAGGACGGTTTTCAGGTGAATTTGACGGTCGCTGTTGTTCTCGTCTCCGGCGGCGGCACTGCGACGGAGGAGGCGATGGAGATTTGTTTTCGTGGCCATGTTTTGGGTCAGACGGGAGCGTAGTGAGGCAGTGGGGTGATGTGAAATTGAAATGCGAGTTTGAGGAGTTGAGTGGAAGCGTGATTTCGTTGTACGATGAGAATGAAGAGACGGAGATCTGCTCTATTTTTAACGGCGGAACTCCGCTGCAAGCGGCGGCGTTATCGCCGAGGAAAATGGTGGTCGCCGCCAGTGAGGGCGTTTCGGCGAATGTATCACTGAAGCTTTGGGACATGCGTGGCCGGAGCCGGAGGCCGGTGGTGGCAGCGGAGTGGGATTCGCCGTCGGGAAAAATTGTCGACGTCTATTACGAGGATGTAGAAAATGTGTATCTTAGAGATAAAGGAGCCGCCGGAATAATGGTCGGCGATGTTAGAAAAGTTAGTTCAGCGTCGGGGAATTCACCGGTGGGCAGCGGTGACGGCTTGTGGGAGTCGGGACACTAA